The Roseovarius indicus genome has a segment encoding these proteins:
- a CDS encoding DMT family transporter produces the protein MDRAATGSDRIAVLAGLFAGLCWGVYWLPLRIVEQGGVEAAWAMALFTGVPAILSLPAIWFLRLDYARGGRALLGGILGGVAFALYAASLLYTEVVRAILLFYLMPIWGFLLGWVFLGDRMTWSRWLAIGLGIVGMTVIFAQDTGIPWPRNAGDWCGLVSGMFWALGCTLILTGGGRVRAATHTVNFFVVAAIVSLVVALMGTAQGRVVPPEAGDIGKVLIWFLPITILLILPSGFATIFAPTRLNPGVVGFLFMTEVVVAAVSAAIWSGERFGIREMIGLPLIMSAGLIEPVLMTWRGRRAQVEGTA, from the coding sequence ATGGACCGCGCGGCAACCGGATCGGACAGGATCGCAGTGCTCGCGGGGCTTTTCGCGGGGCTCTGCTGGGGCGTCTACTGGCTTCCGCTACGCATTGTCGAACAGGGCGGGGTCGAGGCCGCATGGGCCATGGCGCTGTTCACGGGTGTGCCCGCGATCCTGAGCCTGCCGGCGATCTGGTTTCTTCGGCTTGATTATGCCCGGGGCGGGCGGGCGCTGTTGGGGGGTATCCTGGGCGGTGTGGCCTTTGCCCTTTACGCGGCCTCGCTGCTTTATACCGAGGTCGTCCGCGCGATCCTTCTTTTTTACCTGATGCCGATCTGGGGCTTCCTGTTGGGCTGGGTGTTCCTGGGGGACCGGATGACGTGGTCGCGCTGGCTGGCGATCGGGCTTGGCATCGTGGGCATGACCGTGATCTTCGCGCAGGATACCGGCATACCGTGGCCGCGCAATGCGGGCGACTGGTGCGGGCTGGTCTCGGGCATGTTCTGGGCGTTGGGGTGCACCCTGATCCTGACCGGCGGGGGGCGCGTGCGGGCCGCCACGCACACGGTCAACTTTTTCGTGGTCGCGGCGATCGTATCGCTCGTTGTTGCGCTGATGGGCACCGCCCAGGGCCGGGTCGTGCCGCCCGAGGCGGGCGACATCGGCAAGGTGTTGATCTGGTTCCTGCCGATCACGATCCTGCTGATCCTGCCAAGCGGGTTTGCCACGATCTTCGCGCCGACCCGGCTCAACCCCGGGGTGGTGGGGTTCCTGTTCATGACCGAGGTTGTCGTGGCCGCGGTGTCGGCGGCGATCTGGTCGGGTGAGCGGTTCGGCATCCGCGAGATGATCGGTTTGCCGCTGATCATGTCGGCGGGCTTGATCGAACCGGTGCTGATGACATGGCGCGGCCGCCGCGCGCAAGTGGAGGGTACGGCATGA
- a CDS encoding ABC transporter substrate-binding protein has product MKMKSLFFAAGIALAGAGSAYADSSDPIKIPINEWTGQHISAHILGSLFEKAGYSVEYVTAGAVPQYAAISQGDLHVQPEVWTNNVGDIYPKAVESGDIVVVGQLGLTPQEGWIYPPYMEEQCPGLPSYEALYDCAQAFASPDTFPKGRLITYPADWGTRSKDVVGQIDIPFEPVAGGSEGAMIAEIKSAVAAEKPMLMMFWQPHWLFAENEFNWVEWDEADGECVEESGQSKGNACGFQQASIDKVANKDFASTWPGAAALFEAFSIDNDTQNTLMNEIDQKGRELEDVIAEWVDANEETWAPWVEAAEAAKN; this is encoded by the coding sequence ATGAAGATGAAGTCACTGTTCTTTGCCGCCGGTATCGCGCTTGCCGGGGCCGGCAGCGCCTATGCCGACTCGAGCGATCCGATCAAGATTCCGATCAACGAATGGACGGGTCAGCACATCTCGGCCCATATCCTCGGGTCGCTGTTCGAAAAGGCCGGCTATTCGGTCGAATACGTCACCGCCGGGGCCGTGCCGCAATACGCGGCCATCTCGCAGGGTGACCTGCATGTTCAGCCCGAAGTCTGGACGAACAACGTGGGCGACATCTATCCCAAGGCCGTCGAGTCGGGCGATATCGTCGTCGTGGGCCAGCTTGGCCTGACGCCGCAGGAGGGCTGGATCTACCCGCCCTACATGGAAGAGCAGTGCCCGGGCCTGCCGAGCTACGAGGCGCTTTATGACTGCGCGCAGGCCTTCGCCTCGCCCGACACGTTTCCCAAGGGACGGCTGATCACCTACCCGGCTGACTGGGGCACGCGGTCGAAGGACGTGGTCGGCCAGATCGACATTCCGTTCGAGCCGGTCGCCGGCGGCAGCGAAGGCGCCATGATCGCCGAGATCAAGTCGGCCGTCGCGGCGGAGAAGCCGATGCTGATGATGTTCTGGCAGCCGCACTGGCTTTTTGCCGAGAACGAGTTCAACTGGGTCGAGTGGGACGAGGCCGACGGCGAATGCGTCGAGGAATCGGGGCAGAGCAAAGGCAATGCCTGCGGCTTCCAGCAGGCCAGCATCGACAAGGTCGCGAACAAGGATTTCGCCAGTACCTGGCCGGGCGCCGCGGCGCTGTTCGAAGCGTTCTCGATCGACAACGATACCCAGAACACGCTGATGAACGAAATCGACCAGAAGGGCCGCGAGCTTGAAGACGTGATCGCGGAATGGGTCGACGCCAACGAAGAAACCTGGGCCCCCTGGGTCGAGGCGGCGGAAGCGGCCAAGAACTGA
- a CDS encoding MBL fold metallo-hydrolase: MALRVAKDWYGVETLGEGVSRIHEIHVADWLRCNIWHVQGRDRDLIIDTGMGLRPLVEEVARLGDRPITAIMTHSHFDHSAGLHQFHDRCGHHTEAEIIAHPDAANTVADTGYVRAETFTALPWEGFSHDQFEVKPAPLTRLLDEGDVVDLGDRAFKVFHLPGHSPGSIALYEAATGLLFSGDVVYDGALIDDLYHSEAEVLKESHARLRELPVTRVHAGHFESFGQDRMIEIIDEYLAGGRRVGDPDAWIAGEMNKESKNG, encoded by the coding sequence ATGGCGCTGCGCGTAGCGAAAGACTGGTATGGCGTCGAAACGCTTGGCGAGGGTGTCTCGCGCATTCACGAAATCCACGTCGCGGACTGGCTGCGCTGCAACATCTGGCACGTGCAGGGCCGCGACCGCGACCTGATCATCGACACCGGCATGGGCCTGCGCCCGCTGGTCGAAGAGGTCGCCCGCCTCGGCGACCGCCCGATCACGGCGATCATGACCCACAGCCATTTTGACCATTCCGCCGGTCTGCACCAGTTCCACGACCGTTGCGGCCACCACACCGAGGCCGAGATCATCGCGCACCCCGACGCCGCCAACACCGTGGCCGACACCGGCTATGTCCGCGCCGAGACCTTCACCGCCCTGCCCTGGGAAGGCTTCAGCCACGATCAGTTCGAGGTGAAGCCCGCCCCCCTGACCCGCCTGCTCGACGAAGGCGACGTGGTCGACCTGGGCGACCGGGCCTTCAAGGTCTTCCACCTGCCCGGCCACTCCCCCGGCTCGATCGCGCTTTACGAGGCCGCGACCGGCCTGCTCTTCAGCGGCGACGTCGTCTATGACGGTGCGCTGATCGACGATCTCTACCATTCGGAGGCCGAGGTTCTGAAAGAGTCGCACGCCCGGTTGCGGGAATTGCCCGTGACCCGCGTCCACGCCGGCCATTTCGAGTCCTTCGGGCAAGACCGCATGATCGAAATCATCGACGAATACCTCGCAGGCGGCCGGCGCGTGGGCGATCCCGACGCATGGATCGCGGGCGAAATGAACAAGGAGTCAAAGAATGGCTGA
- a CDS encoding ABC transporter permease, translating to MSKLQSPFTLAWCALIALTLVFLAVQGSAGWLVAYPEDWVVPITPLLNSFMDWCVDMFGPFFRAFSAALDVPMTAVREFLNWLPWSVTLTLVTFAAFAVSGWQLAVFSFLSVLYMVVIGYWHESMNSLALVAISVPLAVFVGFALGTLAFYSERAERMIRPTMDLLQTVPAFAYLLPILLLFGFGPVVGLIASVLYAFPPTVRNTMLGLRRVPQEVIEAGLMSGATGPQLFWRVRVPSAMRQILLGVNQTTMAAFSMVIIASIIGGTADIGWEVLSTMRKAQFGESLLAGIVIALMAMVMDRITAAAATAEPKEPVLDESFVSRHRVWIIAAALGVGVALLAQMLPFLNEYPRSWEIFPARYLNDAVTYIVVEYADLISMIKTAAFFFVMLPVKIGLTETISPYTWGFEFTTTLKLAYVAAAVALVLWSAWRQGIGAALFVAFCATLLYFGLTRLPWLTLLAMATLLSWQLAGPKLALGTVIGLGFIIVSGVWPQALLSIYLCGLAVLLSFAIGATLGILASEFDGLSAALRPFNDTLQTMPLFVLLIPFLMIFKIGEFTALLAIMAYAIVPAIRYAEHGLRSIPAHVIEAATAIGCTRSQLLWRVKLPLALPVMMLGLNQTIMFGIAMLVIAALVGTNGLGQRVYIGLGDGDFGVGIVAGLGMAIIAMIADRMTQAWSQKRQKELGLSSE from the coding sequence GTGAGCAAGCTTCAGAGCCCCTTTACCCTAGCGTGGTGCGCGCTGATTGCGCTGACGCTGGTGTTTCTCGCGGTGCAGGGTTCGGCCGGCTGGCTGGTGGCCTATCCCGAGGACTGGGTCGTGCCGATCACGCCGCTTCTCAACAGCTTCATGGACTGGTGCGTCGACATGTTCGGGCCGTTCTTCCGGGCGTTTTCCGCCGCGCTTGACGTGCCGATGACGGCGGTGCGCGAGTTTCTGAACTGGTTGCCGTGGTCGGTGACGCTGACGCTGGTGACCTTTGCGGCCTTTGCCGTGTCGGGCTGGCAGCTGGCGGTCTTTTCGTTCTTGTCGGTGCTTTACATGGTGGTGATCGGCTATTGGCACGAGTCGATGAACTCGCTGGCGCTGGTGGCGATTTCGGTGCCGCTGGCGGTGTTCGTGGGCTTCGCGCTGGGGACCTTGGCGTTCTATTCCGAACGGGCGGAACGGATGATCCGGCCGACGATGGATTTGCTGCAGACGGTGCCGGCCTTTGCCTATCTGTTGCCGATCCTTCTGCTTTTCGGGTTCGGCCCGGTGGTGGGCCTGATCGCGAGTGTGCTTTACGCGTTCCCGCCAACGGTACGGAACACCATGCTGGGCCTGCGGCGCGTGCCGCAGGAGGTGATCGAGGCGGGGCTGATGTCGGGCGCGACGGGGCCGCAGCTTTTCTGGCGGGTCCGGGTGCCGAGCGCGATGCGGCAGATCCTGCTGGGGGTGAACCAGACGACGATGGCGGCGTTCTCGATGGTGATCATCGCATCGATCATCGGCGGAACGGCCGATATCGGGTGGGAGGTGCTGTCGACTATGCGCAAGGCGCAGTTCGGCGAAAGCCTTCTGGCGGGGATCGTGATCGCGTTGATGGCGATGGTGATGGACCGGATCACGGCGGCCGCCGCCACCGCCGAGCCGAAGGAACCGGTGCTCGACGAGAGTTTCGTGTCGCGGCACCGGGTGTGGATCATCGCGGCGGCGCTGGGTGTTGGCGTCGCGCTGCTTGCGCAGATGCTGCCGTTCCTGAACGAGTATCCGCGGTCATGGGAGATCTTCCCGGCCCGGTACCTCAACGATGCGGTCACCTATATCGTGGTCGAGTACGCCGACCTGATTTCGATGATCAAGACCGCGGCGTTCTTCTTCGTCATGCTGCCGGTGAAGATCGGGCTGACGGAAACCATCTCGCCCTACACCTGGGGGTTCGAGTTCACCACCACGCTGAAACTTGCCTATGTGGCCGCCGCGGTGGCGCTGGTTCTGTGGTCGGCCTGGCGGCAGGGGATCGGCGCGGCGCTGTTCGTGGCGTTTTGCGCGACGTTGCTGTACTTCGGGCTGACACGCCTGCCCTGGCTCACGCTGCTGGCGATGGCGACGTTGCTGAGCTGGCAACTGGCCGGGCCGAAACTGGCGTTGGGTACGGTCATCGGGCTGGGCTTCATCATCGTTTCGGGCGTCTGGCCGCAGGCGTTGCTGTCGATCTACCTTTGCGGGCTGGCGGTTCTGCTGTCCTTCGCGATCGGGGCGACGCTGGGGATTCTGGCGTCGGAGTTCGACGGGCTCTCTGCCGCGCTGCGCCCGTTCAACGACACGCTTCAGACCATGCCGCTTTTCGTGTTGCTGATCCCGTTCCTGATGATCTTCAAGATCGGCGAGTTCACGGCGCTTCTGGCGATCATGGCCTATGCCATCGTGCCGGCGATCCGCTATGCCGAGCACGGGCTGCGCAGCATTCCCGCGCATGTGATCGAGGCGGCGACGGCGATCGGGTGTACGCGGTCGCAGTTATTGTGGCGGGTCAAGCTGCCGCTGGCGCTACCGGTGATGATGCTGGGTCTGAACCAGACGATCATGTTCGGGATTGCCATGCTGGTGATTGCCGCGCTGGTGGGCACGAACGGGCTGGGCCAGCGGGTGTATATCGGGCTGGGCGACGGTGATTTCGGTGTCGGCATCGTGGCCGGGCTAGGCATGGCGATCATCGCCATGATCGCCGACCGGATGACGCAGGCGTGGAGCCAGAAACGCCAGAAGGAACTGGGGCTGTCGTCCGAGTAG
- a CDS encoding alpha/beta hydrolase, with product MSRDYMSEAARAFLEQPVPDDLGPLGPDTVGAYRKMAKDEFLPRSERAVAGYGVTVAEVEIGGVPCLDILPPGGEPIGTVLYCYGGGYVTGSAREDLIVSAGLCRHSGARVVAVDYRLAPEHPYPAAIEDGAAVYDVLCREAGAFGIAGESAGGNMALALMQRASAEGLFLPVAAVLLSPWCDLAHGGDSVQANDGRDPTLDLAFVEAAAKMYAGETRREAPGVSPIGGGFGPEFPPTLVTTGTRDLLMSPSIEVTRRMRAAGVSVDLDVYDGLWHVFEFYDELPEAAESLSRCGAHLARHMSGG from the coding sequence ATGAGCCGCGATTACATGAGTGAGGCGGCGCGCGCCTTTCTGGAACAGCCGGTGCCGGACGACCTGGGGCCGCTGGGGCCGGACACCGTTGGGGCGTATCGGAAGATGGCGAAGGACGAGTTCCTGCCGAGGTCAGAGCGGGCCGTGGCGGGGTATGGCGTGACGGTGGCGGAGGTCGAGATCGGCGGTGTGCCCTGTCTAGATATCCTGCCGCCCGGGGGCGAGCCCATCGGCACGGTGCTTTACTGCTACGGCGGTGGCTACGTGACGGGGAGCGCGCGGGAAGACCTGATCGTCAGCGCCGGGCTGTGCCGTCATTCCGGGGCGCGGGTGGTGGCGGTGGATTACCGTTTGGCGCCCGAACATCCCTATCCGGCGGCCATCGAGGATGGGGCGGCGGTCTATGATGTACTCTGCCGTGAGGCGGGGGCGTTCGGCATCGCCGGAGAATCCGCGGGCGGCAACATGGCGCTGGCGCTGATGCAGCGGGCAAGCGCCGAGGGTCTTTTCCTGCCGGTGGCGGCGGTGCTTTTGTCGCCGTGGTGCGACCTGGCCCATGGCGGGGACAGCGTGCAGGCCAATGACGGGCGCGACCCGACGCTCGACCTGGCCTTCGTCGAGGCCGCCGCGAAGATGTATGCGGGAGAGACGCGGCGCGAGGCGCCGGGCGTGTCACCCATTGGCGGGGGCTTCGGGCCGGAGTTTCCGCCGACGCTTGTCACCACCGGCACGCGCGACCTGTTGATGAGCCCGAGCATCGAGGTGACCCGACGGATGCGGGCGGCCGGGGTATCGGTCGATCTGGATGTGTATGACGGGCTTTGGCACGTCTTCGAGTTCTACGACGAGTTACCCGAGGCCGCGGAATCGCTAAGCCGGTGCGGCGCGCACCTGGCGCGACACATGAGCGGGGGCTGA
- a CDS encoding quaternary amine ABC transporter ATP-binding protein: MGDEKNDVKLSCRHLWKVYRGSSAPYFKSEVGKTGVRELSERMRDDGAIPAAADVNFDVHVGEIFVIMGLSGSGKSTVVRCLSRLIEATHGEVVLDGEDLLKKSDKDLIDIRRHKMGMVFQNFGLMPHLSVFDNIAFPLSLQGLPRKEQIEKAQRVIELVGLEGRETAFPRQLSGGQQQRVGIARSLAIEPEIWFLDEPFSALDPLIRRQMQDEFLRIQRSLQKSIVFITHDFLEALRIADRMMIMRDGMVVQMGTPAELIVNPADDYVAEFTEEVPMVRVLKAENVIDREASPQDSMPQQDSDCSVEQLLPLLASHKEGIRIMRDGSVLGVVTSSSVIAALAHQDTNRGAEVPA, encoded by the coding sequence ATGGGCGACGAGAAAAACGATGTGAAGCTGTCGTGCAGGCATCTGTGGAAAGTCTACAGGGGCTCATCGGCGCCCTACTTCAAGTCGGAGGTCGGCAAGACGGGTGTGCGCGAGTTGTCGGAGCGGATGCGCGACGATGGGGCGATCCCGGCGGCGGCCGACGTGAATTTCGACGTCCACGTGGGCGAGATCTTCGTCATCATGGGGCTTTCCGGCTCTGGCAAGTCGACCGTCGTGCGGTGCCTGTCGCGGCTGATCGAGGCCACCCATGGCGAGGTGGTTCTGGATGGCGAGGACCTGCTGAAGAAGTCCGACAAGGACCTGATCGATATCCGCCGGCACAAGATGGGCATGGTGTTCCAGAATTTTGGTCTGATGCCGCACTTGAGCGTGTTCGACAACATCGCGTTTCCGCTGTCTTTGCAGGGCCTTCCGCGCAAGGAACAGATCGAAAAGGCCCAGCGGGTGATCGAGCTTGTGGGGCTGGAAGGGCGCGAGACCGCGTTCCCGAGGCAGCTTTCGGGCGGTCAGCAACAGCGGGTGGGCATTGCCCGGTCGCTGGCGATCGAGCCGGAAATCTGGTTCCTCGACGAGCCGTTCTCGGCGCTCGACCCGCTGATCCGGCGGCAGATGCAGGACGAGTTCCTGCGCATCCAGCGCTCGCTTCAGAAGTCCATCGTGTTCATCACCCACGATTTCCTCGAGGCGCTGCGCATCGCCGACCGGATGATGATCATGCGCGACGGCATGGTGGTGCAGATGGGTACCCCGGCCGAGTTGATCGTGAACCCGGCGGATGATTACGTGGCGGAGTTCACCGAGGAAGTGCCGATGGTGCGCGTGCTCAAGGCCGAGAACGTCATCGACCGCGAGGCCTCCCCGCAGGACAGCATGCCGCAGCAAGACAGCGATTGCAGTGTCGAGCAGCTTCTGCCGCTGCTGGCCTCGCACAAGGAGGGCATCCGCATCATGCGCGATGGTTCGGTCCTTGGCGTGGTGACCTCCTCCAGCGTGATCGCGGCGCTGGCGCATCAGGATACGAACCGAGGGGCGGAGGTGCCGGCGTGA
- a CDS encoding amidase — MLTSEEYRRQDATGLAALVRSGEVSGAELLDVALAEIDRLDPSLNAVVARNDAAAREAAETVDKAAPFAGVPFLAKDINVDVAGFRTTHACRFFAEAPVATEDSALVRRWRAAGLVIPGRTNTPEFATDYVCEPELFGPTRNPWDLTRTPGGSSGGAAAAVAAGMVPMAHASDSGGSIRVPAACCGLFGFKPSGGVIASGSPMGPLVGGINVDHVVSRSVRDSAGMLAATAAPEAGQPVPWRAVPDDLVASLSQAPEGLRVGVVVSSPAGHAPDQATHEAVAKTRALLEELGHKTDEFHWPDDVDPFDCSLPFWASEIAAVVDARAAAIGRPATEDELGPLIHWSVDQARRLSSVDMVQARMRMTAIRRKIASAMDDLDVLLLPALTEPPLPTGLLSELIERDADGWAERSFRFAPYTEIFNVTGQPAMSMPLYQFPTGLPLAVQMVGHVGQDAVMLRLARQLEEAAPWSDRRPPEFP, encoded by the coding sequence GTGCTGACATCCGAGGAATATCGCAGGCAGGATGCGACCGGGCTGGCCGCGCTTGTGCGGTCGGGCGAGGTGAGCGGGGCCGAGCTGCTCGATGTCGCGCTGGCCGAGATCGACCGGCTTGACCCGTCGCTCAACGCCGTGGTGGCACGGAACGATGCGGCGGCGCGGGAGGCGGCGGAGACCGTCGACAAGGCGGCGCCTTTCGCCGGGGTGCCATTTCTGGCCAAGGACATCAATGTCGACGTGGCCGGGTTTCGGACGACCCATGCGTGCCGCTTCTTCGCCGAGGCGCCGGTGGCGACCGAAGACAGCGCGCTGGTGCGGCGCTGGCGGGCGGCGGGGCTGGTCATTCCCGGGCGGACGAACACGCCGGAATTTGCCACGGATTACGTCTGCGAGCCCGAGCTGTTCGGGCCGACGCGCAACCCGTGGGATTTGACGCGCACACCGGGCGGGTCGAGCGGCGGGGCGGCGGCCGCAGTTGCCGCAGGGATGGTGCCGATGGCGCATGCGAGCGATTCCGGCGGGTCGATCCGGGTGCCGGCGGCCTGTTGCGGGCTGTTCGGGTTCAAGCCGTCGGGCGGGGTGATTGCCAGCGGGTCGCCGATGGGGCCGCTGGTGGGCGGGATCAATGTCGATCACGTGGTATCGCGGTCGGTGCGGGATTCCGCGGGGATGCTTGCCGCGACCGCAGCCCCGGAAGCGGGGCAGCCGGTGCCGTGGCGGGCGGTGCCGGATGACCTGGTGGCGTCGCTGTCACAGGCGCCGGAGGGATTGCGCGTTGGCGTGGTGGTGAGCTCGCCGGCGGGGCATGCGCCGGACCAGGCGACGCATGAGGCTGTCGCCAAGACCCGCGCGTTGCTGGAAGAGCTTGGGCACAAGACGGACGAGTTTCACTGGCCCGACGATGTCGATCCGTTCGATTGTTCGCTGCCTTTCTGGGCGAGTGAGATAGCGGCCGTGGTCGACGCCCGCGCCGCGGCCATTGGCCGCCCGGCCACGGAGGACGAGCTTGGGCCGCTGATCCATTGGTCGGTCGACCAGGCAAGGCGGCTTTCGTCGGTCGACATGGTGCAGGCGCGGATGCGGATGACCGCGATCCGCCGGAAGATCGCGTCGGCGATGGACGATCTGGATGTGCTGTTGTTGCCGGCGCTGACCGAGCCACCCTTGCCGACGGGCCTTCTGAGCGAGCTGATCGAGAGGGATGCCGATGGCTGGGCCGAGCGCTCGTTCCGGTTTGCGCCCTACACGGAGATTTTCAACGTCACCGGCCAGCCCGCCATGTCGATGCCGCTTTACCAGTTTCCCACCGGCTTGCCGCTGGCAGTTCAGATGGTGGGCCATGTCGGCCAAGACGCGGTGATGCTGCGGCTGGCCCGGCAGCTTGAAGAGGCGGCACCGTGGAGTGACCGTCGTCCGCCCGAATTTCCATGA
- a CDS encoding iron-containing alcohol dehydrogenase translates to MTVAPIEDDLLAPQDWSFPVPIAYGPGRLAEMGERCAAMGLKNPLIVTDRGSRDLPFIGQLQEVLAGAGLGSAVFSDVSPNPRDDEIGAGRAMFREGGHDAVIAIGGGSAMDGGKSVCLTAANEIDLWDFDFDKTPPDMRGQPAFPTLICIPTTAGTGAETESTGMVTHVGRGMKLCVWHPELKPSLALLDPALTVGLPRNLTAWTGADALTHAIEAYSVPGFNPLCDGLALQALTLIARWLPVAVEEPENLEARGGMLAGSCLAGIAFLKGLGMVHAISHMVGAEYDTQHGLTNAVVLPQVVRFNLPVLGDKPARMAEAMGLGALSGEEFASHVEGILDGLGIPRSLKEIGVPDDCAARIAGKAIQDVAATTNPRQATEAEIQALIEAALTQARPG, encoded by the coding sequence ATGACCGTTGCGCCGATCGAAGACGACCTGCTTGCCCCACAGGACTGGAGCTTTCCGGTGCCGATTGCCTATGGCCCGGGCCGGCTGGCCGAGATGGGCGAGCGCTGTGCGGCGATGGGGCTGAAAAACCCGCTGATCGTGACCGACCGGGGGAGCCGTGACCTGCCCTTCATCGGGCAGTTGCAGGAGGTTCTTGCAGGTGCCGGGCTTGGCTCGGCCGTGTTCTCGGATGTTTCGCCGAACCCGCGCGACGACGAGATCGGTGCAGGCCGGGCAATGTTTCGCGAGGGCGGGCATGACGCGGTGATCGCCATCGGCGGGGGCAGCGCGATGGATGGCGGCAAGTCGGTCTGCCTGACGGCGGCGAACGAGATTGACCTGTGGGATTTCGATTTCGACAAGACGCCGCCGGACATGCGCGGCCAGCCCGCGTTTCCGACGCTTATCTGCATTCCGACGACTGCCGGGACCGGGGCCGAGACGGAAAGCACCGGGATGGTGACCCATGTGGGGCGCGGCATGAAGCTGTGCGTCTGGCATCCGGAGTTGAAGCCGAGCCTGGCGCTGCTCGATCCTGCGCTGACGGTCGGCTTGCCGCGCAACCTGACGGCGTGGACCGGGGCGGACGCACTGACCCATGCGATCGAGGCCTATTCGGTGCCGGGCTTCAACCCGCTATGCGACGGGCTGGCCCTGCAGGCGCTGACGCTGATTGCCCGGTGGCTTCCAGTGGCGGTGGAAGAGCCCGAGAACCTTGAGGCGCGCGGCGGGATGCTGGCGGGGTCGTGCCTTGCCGGGATTGCGTTCCTGAAGGGGCTGGGCATGGTGCACGCCATCTCGCACATGGTGGGGGCGGAGTATGACACCCAGCACGGGTTGACCAATGCGGTCGTGTTGCCGCAGGTGGTGCGGTTCAACCTGCCCGTTCTCGGCGACAAGCCCGCGCGGATGGCCGAGGCGATGGGGCTTGGGGCGTTGTCTGGCGAAGAGTTCGCTAGCCATGTCGAGGGAATTCTCGACGGGCTGGGCATTCCCCGGTCGCTGAAAGAGATCGGCGTGCCCGACGATTGCGCGGCGCGGATTGCCGGGAAGGCCATCCAGGACGTGGCGGCGACCACCAACCCGCGGCAGGCCACGGAGGCGGAGATCCAAGCGCTGATCGAGGCCGCCCTGACACAGGCGCGGCCCGGTTAA
- a CDS encoding SDR family NAD(P)-dependent oxidoreductase, which yields MAEAPQRVAVVTGGLAGIGLSIAKKLNADGHRVAIGARRGDDPAMHEMAAKEVGPDTFVAKLDVCDETSVETFCNAVETTCGPIDILVNAAGITIHHTVTGHDLKAWTDVIDTNLTGPFLTTRATLPGMIERGWGRIVNIASTAAKSAVADHPAYCASKAGLLGLTRAVALEGAPHGVSCVSVSPTWVETEMLRSSAAIMAKEHGHSVDDEITALAKANPQNRLVQPEEIAALVAFLCSDAAPALTMEDISVNAGAHW from the coding sequence ATGGCTGAAGCACCTCAAAGAGTGGCCGTCGTCACCGGCGGGCTGGCCGGGATCGGGCTGTCGATCGCGAAGAAACTGAACGCCGACGGGCACAGGGTGGCCATCGGCGCGCGGCGCGGCGACGACCCGGCCATGCACGAGATGGCGGCGAAAGAAGTCGGGCCGGATACGTTCGTCGCAAAGCTCGACGTCTGCGACGAGACCTCTGTCGAGACCTTCTGCAACGCCGTCGAAACCACATGCGGCCCCATCGACATCCTCGTCAACGCCGCCGGCATCACCATTCACCACACCGTCACCGGCCATGACCTGAAAGCCTGGACCGACGTGATCGACACCAACCTCACCGGCCCGTTCCTGACCACGCGCGCCACCCTGCCGGGCATGATCGAACGCGGCTGGGGCCGCATCGTCAACATCGCCTCGACCGCCGCGAAATCCGCCGTGGCCGACCACCCGGCCTATTGCGCCTCCAAGGCCGGGCTGCTGGGCCTCACCCGCGCCGTCGCGCTGGAAGGCGCGCCGCACGGGGTCAGCTGCGTCTCGGTCAGCCCGACCTGGGTGGAAACCGAAATGCTGCGCAGCAGCGCCGCGATCATGGCGAAGGAACACGGCCACAGCGTCGACGACGAGATCACGGCACTGGCAAAGGCCAACCCCCAGAACCGCCTCGTCCAGCCCGAGGAAATCGCCGCGCTTGTGGCCTTCCTGTGCTCCGATGCCGCGCCGGCCCTGACGATGGAGGACATCTCGGTCAATGCCGGCGCGCATTGGTGA